One part of the Eubalaena glacialis isolate mEubGla1 chromosome 19, mEubGla1.1.hap2.+ XY, whole genome shotgun sequence genome encodes these proteins:
- the CHD3 gene encoding chromodomain-helicase-DNA-binding protein 3 isoform X3, translated as MASPLRDEEEEEEEMVVSEEEEEEEEEGDEEEEEVEAADEDYEEDDDEGVLGRGPGHDRGRDRHSPPGCHLFPPPPPPPLPPPPPPPPPPPPDKDDIRLLPSALGVKKRKRGPKKQKENKPGKPRKRKKLDSEEEFGSERDEYREKSESGGSEYGTGPGRKRRRKHREKKEKKTKRRKKGEGDGGQKVEQKSSATLLLTWGLEDVEHVFSEEDYHTLTNYKAFSQFMRPLIAKKNPKIPMSKMMTILGAKWREFSANNPFKGSAAAVAAAAAAAAAAVAEQVSAAVSSATPIAPSGPPALPPPPAADIQPPPIRRAKTKEGKGPGHKRRSKSPRVPDGRKKLRGKKMAPLKIKLGLLGGKRKKGGSYVFQSDEGPEPEAEESDLDSGSVHSASGRPDGPVRTKKLKRGRPGRKKKKVLGCPAVAGEEEVDGYETDHQDYCEVCQQGGEIILCDTCPRAYHLVCLDPELDRAPEGKWSCPHCEKEGVQWEAKEEEEDYEEEGEEEGEKEEEDDHMEYCRVCKDGGELLCCDACISSYHIHCLNPPLPDIPNGEWLCPRCTCPVLKGRVQKILHWRWGEPPVAVPAPQQADGNPDAPPARPLQGRSEREFFVKWVGLSYWHCSWAKELQLEIFHLVMYRNYQRKNDMDEPPPLDYGSGEDDGKSDKRKGKDPHYAEMEEKYYRFGIKPEWMTVHRIINHSVDKKGNYHYLVKWRDLPYDQSTWEEDEMNIPEYEDHKQSYWRHRELIMGEDPAQPRKYKKKKKELQGDGPPSSPTNDPTVKYETQPRFITATGGTLHMYQLEGLNWLRFSWAQGTDTILADEMGLGKTIQTIVFLYSLYKEGHTKGPFLVSAPLSTIINWEREFQMWAPKFYVVTYTGDKDSRAIIRENEFSFEDNAIKGGKKAFKMKREAQVKFHVLLTSYELITIDQAALGSIRWACLVVDEAHRLKNNQSKFFRVLNGYKIDHKLLLTGTPLQNNLEELFHLLNFLTPERFNNLEGFLEEFADISKEDQIKKLHDLLGPHMLRRLKADVFKNMPAKTELIVRVELSPMQKKYYKYILTRNFEALNSRGGGNQVSLLNIMMDLKKCCNHPYLFPVAAMESPKLPSGAYEGGALIKASGKLMLLQKMLRKLKEQGHRVLIFSQMTKMLDLLEDFLDYEGYKYERIDGGITGALRQEAIDRFNAPGAQQFCFLLSTRAGGLGINLATADTVIIFDSDWNPHNDIQAFSRAHRIGQANKVMIYRFVTRASVEERITQVAKRKMMLTHLVVRPGLGSKAGSMSKQELDDILKFGTEELFKDENEGENKEEDSSVIHYDNEAIARLLDRNQDATEDTDVQNMNEYLSSFKVAQYVVREEDKIEEIEREIIKQEENVDPDYWEKLLRHHYEQQQEDLARNLGKGKRVRKQVNYNDAAQEDQDNQSEYSVGSEEEDEDFDERPEGRRQSKRQLRNEKDKPLPPLLARVGGNIEVLGFNTRQRKAFLNAVMRWGMPPQDAFTTQWLVRDLRGKTEKEFKAYVSLFMRHLCEPGADGSETFADGVPREGLSRQQVLTRIGVMSLVKKKVQEFEHINGRWSMPELMPDPSADSKRSSRASSPTKTSPTTPEASAANSPCTSKPATPAPSEKGDGIRTPLEKDEAENQEEKPEKNSKIGEKMETEADTPSPAPSLGERLEPRKIPLEDEVPGVPGEMEPEPGYRGDREKSATESTPGERGEEKPMDGQENRERPEGETGDLGKRAEDVKGDRELRPGPPRDEPRSNGRREEKAEKPRFMFNIADGGFTELHTLWQNEERAAISSGKLNEIWHRRHDYWLLAGIVLHGYARWQDIQNDAQFAIINEPFKTEANKGNFLEMKNKFLARRFKLLEQALVIEEQLRRAAYLNLSQEPAHPAMALHARFAEAECLAESHQHLSKESLAGNKPANAVLHKGKGRGGPARGRAHNAASEPAGGVAERHEGGRDPPASHAVPNTPHRSPPSDVRAQHPQPAGQQGHGASPHTGLPPGSVRYTSGVRGGLQRRTRRGPGRRRRQLQPDACRVLHHSRHQRPSSAGEEGEGNGGGIGVRRAGSEGAPSRGGDLYRRLTGSQACPSPRPRPRGRPPAQALGPAASPPPSPPLGPPLG; from the exons ATGGCTTCCCCTCTGagggacgaggaggaggaggaggaggagatggtggtgtcggaggaggaagaagaggaggaagaagagggcgacgaggaggaggaggaggtggaggcggCCGACGAGGACTACGAGGAGGACGACGACGAGGGAGTACTCGGGCGCGGGCCGGGCCACGACCGGGGCCGCGACCGCCACAGCCCCCCCGGCTGCCACCTcttcccgccgccgccgccgccgccgctgcccccgccgccgccgccgccgccgcccccgccgccag atAAGGATGACATTCGGCTGCTGCCTTCAGCACTGGgtgtgaagaagagaaaaagaggaccCAAGAAGCAGAAGGAGAACAAGCCAGGAAAACCCCGAAAACGCAAGAAGCTT GACAGCGAGGAGGAATTTGGCTCTGAGCGAGATGAGTACCGGGAGAAGTCAGAGAGTGGAGGCAGTGAATATGGAACTGGACCAGGTCGGAAGCGGAGACGgaagcacagagaaaaaaaggagaagaagacgAAGCGGCGGAAAaaaggggagggagatggggggcAAAAG GTGGAACAGAAGTCGTCGGCAACTCTGCTTCTGACGTGGGGCCTGGAGGACGTGGAGCATGTGTTCTCTGAGGAGGATTACCACACGCTCACCAACTACAAAGCCTTCAGCCAGTTCATGAG GCCCCTGATCGCTAAGAAGAATCCTAAGATCCCAATGTCTAAGATGATGACCATCCTTGGGGCCAAGTGGAGAGAGTTCAGCGCCAACAACCCCTTCAAGGGGTCGGCAGCTGCTGtggcggcagcggcggcagcagcggccgCAGCTGTAGCTGAGCAGGTGTCAGCTGCTGTCTCATCGGCCACCCCCATAGCACCTTCTGGACCCCCCGCCCTTCCACCACCCCCTGCTGCTGAtatccagcccccacccatccgaAGAGCCAAAACCAAAGAGGGCAAAG GTCCAGGCCACAAGAGGCGGAGTAAGAGTCCCCGAGTGCCTGATGGACGCAAGAAGCTTCGGGGAAAGAAGATGGCACCACTCAAGATCAAACTAGGGCTGCTGGGTGgcaagaggaagaagggaggctCG TATGTTTTCCAGAGTGACGAGGGCCCTGAACCAGAGGCTGAGGAGTCAGACCTGGACAGTGGCAGTGTCCACAGTGCCTCAGGCCGCCCTGATGGCCCTGTCCGCACCAAGAAACTAAAGAGAGGCCggccaggaaggaagaagaagaagg TCCTGGGCTGTCCTGCAGTGGCCGGGGAGGAGGAGGTTGATGGCTACGAGACGGATCACCAGGATTACTGTGAGGTGTGCCAGCAGGGTGGGGAAATTATTCTGTGTGACACCTGCCCTCGTGCCTACCACCTCGTCTGCCTTGATCCTGAGCTTGACCGGGCTCCTGAGGGCAAATGGAGCTGCCCCCACTGT GAGAAGGAGGGGGTACAGTGGGAggccaaggaggaggaggaagactatgaagaggagggggaagaggagggggagaaggaggaagaggacgaCCACATGGAGTACTGCCGTGTGTGCAAGGATGGCGGGGAGCTCCTGTGCTGTGACGCCTGCATCTCCTCCTACCACATTCACTGTCTGAACCCCCCGCTGCCTGACATCCCCAACGGCGAATGGCTGTGTCCCCGATGCACA TGTCCCGTGCTGAAAGGCCGTGTGCAGAAGATCCTGCACTGGCGGTGGGGGGAGCCCCCCGTGGCAGTGCCAGCCCCCCAACAGGCAGACGGGAATCCAGATGCCCCACCCGCACGTCCTCTTCAAGGCAGATCGGAGAGAGAGTTCTTTGTCAAGTGGGTAGGACTGTCCTACTGGCACTGCTCCTGGGCCAAGGAGCTTCAG CTGGAAATTTTCCACTTGGTAATGTACCGAAACTACCAACGGAAGAATGACATGGACGAGCCCCCACCCCTGGACTACGGCTCTGGTGAGGATGATGGGAAGAGTGACAAACGCAAGGGGAAGGACCCGCACTATGCCGAGATGGAGGAGAAGTACTACCGTTTTGGCATCAAGCCAGAGTGGATGACCGTCCACCGGATCATCAACCACAG TGTGGATAAGAAGGGAAATTACCACTATCTAGTGAAATGGAGGGACTTGCCATATGACCAGTCCACGTGGGAGGAAGATGAAATGAACATCCCTGAATATGAAGACCATAAACAAAGCTACTGGAGACACCG AGAACTAATTATGGGGGAGGACCCCGCCCAGCCCCGCAagtataagaagaagaagaaggagctgCAGGGCGATGGGCCTCCCAGCTCGCCTACTAATGAT CCTACAGTGAAATACGAGACTCAGCCACGGTTCATCACAGCCACTGGAGGCACACTGCACATGTATCAGCTGGAGGGGTTGAACTGGCTACGCTTCTCGTGGGCCCAGGGCACTGACACCATTCTGGCTGATGAGATGGGACTGGGCAAGACCATACAAACCATCGTCTTCCTCTACTCACTGTATAAGGAG GGCCACACAAAGGGTCCCTTCCTGGTGAGCGCCCCGCTCTCCACCATCATTAACTGGGAGCGGGAGTTCCAGATGTGGGCACCCAAGTTCTATGTGGTGACATACACGGGTGACAAGGACAGCCGAGCCATCATTCGTGAGAATGAGTTTTCCTTTGAAGACAATGCCATCAAAGGTGGCAAGAAAGCTTTTAAGATGAAG AGGGAGGCGCAGGTGAAGTTCCATGTTCTCCTGACATCATATGAGCTGATCACCATTGATCAGGCAGCTCTTGGCTCCATCCGCTGGGCCTGTCTTGTGGTGGATGAGGCCCATCGGCTCAAGAACAACCAGTCCAAG TTTTTCAGGGTCCTCAATGGCTACAAGATAGATCATAAGTTGCTGCTGACAGGGACTCCATTGCAGAATAATCTGGAGGAGCTCTTCCATCTGCTGAACTTCCTCACCCCAGAGAGGTTTAA CAatctggaaggcttcctggaggagtttGCCGACATATCCAAAGAAGACCAGATTAAGAAACTTCATGATTTGCTGGGGCCACATATGCTGAGGAGGCTCAAGGCTGACGTCTTTAAGAATATGCCGGCCAAGACAGAGCTCATCGTCCGCGTGGAGCTGAGCCCCATGCAGAA GAAATACTACAAGTATATCCTGACCCGAAATTTTGAGGCCTTGAATTCACGAGGAGGTGGGAACCAAGTGTCGTTGCTTAACATCATGATGGATCTTAAGAAGTGCTGCAACCATCCATACCTCTTTCCTGTGGCTGCTATG GAGTCCCCCAAACTTCCCAGTGGGGCATATGAGGGTGGGGCACTTATTAAGGCGTCTGGGAAGCTCATGCTGCTGCAGAAGATGCTGCGGAAGCTGAAGGAGCAAGGACACAGAGTGCTCATCTTCTCGCAG ATGACCAAAATGTTAGACTTGCTAGAGGACTTCTTAGACTACGAAGGCTACAAGTATGAGCGCATTGACGGCGGCATCACTGGTGCCCTGAGGCAGGAGGCCATCGATCGCTTCAATG CTCCGGGGGCCCAACAATTCTGCTTCCTCCTGTCCACCCGGGCTGGAGGCCTGGGCATCAATCTGGCCACTGCCGACACTGTCATCATCTTTGATTCAGACTGGAACCCCCATAATGATATCCAG GCCTTCAGCCGTGCTCATCGGATCGGCCAGGCCAACAAAGTGATGATTTACCGGTTTGTGACTCGCGCATCAGTGGAAGAGCGAATCACACAGGTGGCCAAGAGAAAGATGATGCTGACACATCTGGTGGTGCGGCCTGGGCTGGGCTCCAAGGCGGGCTCCATGTCCAAGCAGGAGCTGGATGACATCCTCAAATTTGGCACCGAGGAGCTATTTAAGGATGAAAATGAGG GGGAGAACAAGGAGGAGGACAGCAGTGTGATTCACTATGACAACGAGGCCATCGCTCGGCTCTTGGACCGGAACCAGGATGCAACTGAGGACACTGATGTGCAGAACATGAACGAGTATCTCAGCTCCTTCAAGGTGGCCCAGTACGTGGTGAGGGAAGAAGACAAG ATTGAGGAAATTGAACGAGAGATCATCAAGCAGGAGGAGAACGTGGATCCTGACTACTGGGAGAAGCTGCTGAGACACCACTATGAGCAGCAGCAGGAAGACCTGGCCCGAAACCTCGGCAAAGGCAAGAGGGTCCGCAAGCAGGTTAACTACAACGATGCTGCTCAGGAGGACCAAG ATAACCAGTCAGAATACTCAGTGGGATcagaggaggaggatgaagactTTGATGAGCGTCCTGAAG GGCGTCGACAGTCCAAGAGGCAGCTCCGGAACGAAAAGGATAAGCCACTGCCTCCACTGCTGGCTCGAGTTGGGGGCAACATTGAG GTGTTGGGATTCAACACCCGTCAGCGGAAGGCCTTCCTCAATGCTGTGATGCGCTGGGGCATGCCACCACAGGACGCCTTCACCACCCAGTGGCTGGTGCGGGACCTCAGGGGCAAGACTGAAAAAGAGTTCAA GGCCTATGTGTCTTTGTTCATGCGCCATCTCTGTGAGCCCGGGGCAGACGGCTCTGAAACCTTTGCTGACGGGGTCCCTCGGGAGGGACTGAGTCGCCAGCAAGTGTTGACCCGCATTGGAGTCATGTCTCTCGTCAAGAAGAAG GTTCAGGAGTTTGAGCACATCAATGGGCGCTGGTCTATGCCGGAGCTGATGCCTGACCCCAGTGCTGACTCCAAGCGCTCCTCCAGAGCCTCCTCTCCTACCAAGACGTCTCCCACCACTCCTGAGGCTTCTGCTGCAAACAGTCCTTGCACCTCAAAACCTG CTACTCCAGCTCCCAGTGAGAAAGGAGATGGCATAAGGACACCTCTGGAGAAGGATGAAGCAGAAAACCAGGAGGAGAAGCCAGAGAAGAATAGCAAAATTGGGGAGAAGATGGAAACAGAG GCTGatacccccagcccagccccatcaCTTGGGGAGCGGCTGGAGCCAAGGAAGATTCCTCTAGAGGATGAGGTGCCAGGGGTACCTGGAGAGATGGAGCCTGAACCTGGGTACCGTGGGGACAGAGAGAAGTCAG CCACAGAGTCGACGCCaggagagaggggggaggagaagccgATGGATGGACAGGAAAACAGGGAGAGGCCGGAGGGGGAGACGGGGGATTTGGGCAAGAGAG CAGAAGATGTAAAAGGGGACCGGGAGCTTCGACCTGGGCCTCCTCGAGACGAGCCGCGGTCCAACGGGCGACGTGAGGAGAAGGCAGAGAAGCCGCGGTTCATGTTCAATATTGCAgatggtggcttcacag AGCTCCACACGCTGTGGCAGAATGAGGAACGGGCAGCTATTTCCTCGGGGAAACTCAATGAGATCTGGCACCGAAGACATGACTATTGGCTTCTGGCTGGGATTGTCCT CCATGGCTACGCACGGTGGCAGGACATCCAGAATGATGCTCAGTTTGCCATTATCAACGAGCCATTTAAAACTGAAGCCAATAAGGGGAACTTTCTGGAGATGAAAAATAAGTTCCTGGCCCGGAGATTCAAG CTCCTGGAGCAGGCGCTGGTGATTGAGGAGCAGCTGCGGCGGGCGGCCTACCTGAACCTATCACAGGAGCCGGCGCACCCCGCCATGGCCCTCCACGCCCGCTTCGCCGAGGCCGAGTGCCTGGCCGAGAGCCACCAGCACCTCTCCAAGGAGTCGTTGGCGGGGAACAAGCCGGCCAACGCCGTGCTGCACAAGGGTAAGGGCCGCGGCGGCCCCGCGCGGGGGAGGGCCCACAACGCTGC